A region of Leishmania infantum JPCM5 genome chromosome 31 DNA encodes the following proteins:
- the AAT25.2 gene encoding putative amino acid transporter aATP11, with amino-acid sequence MPGNRVPLSHTLGKDEVELKGHCRSDCHEAPAAALGDMDPKWVDVDDEFSCGGGRKLLYECPDLPMQNGVDRDTEGQPLPSSQAPDEVRGAKRRARRNIFSRIFNAIIPHGGLLSGAVNLACVTLGAGIMSIPSAFNTSGIIMAVFYLVIITSLTVLSITLLSNAMEKTGIYSFEGLARALFGRGGDIVAAVLMWILCFGASVGFVIAIGDILKPIFAHPKVPPFLQEKSGRRCIMSGVWLLFMLPLVLPKKINSLRYMSAVGVFFIVFFVICAIYHSIVYGLKDGIRKDLVMVRPGNEAVSGLSIFCFSYLCQVNVGRIIVENTERTTRMITLQAILSCSICATLYFLTGFFGYADFGPSLKGNILERYSPYQSPIFFVVFPGIIVKLCASFSLDMLACRTALFQVMHWDVETMPYWKHTLVSVPMAIGALILGLFVPDINIVFGLAGALSGGFIGFVFPALFVMYAGSWNLKKVGIWYYLATYFLLICGVVSIVFGTVSTVYFSFFV; translated from the coding sequence ATGCCTGGCAACCGTGTGCCACTGTCCCACACGCTTGGCAAGGATGAGGTGGAGCTGAAAGGACATTGTCGCAGCGATTGCCATGAAGCgcctgcggcagcactgGGGGATATGGACCCCAAATGGGTGGACGTGGACGATGAATTCtcctgcggtggcggccggaAGCTCCTTTACGAGTGCCCAGATCTTCCTATGCAAAACGGCGTTGACCGAGATACCGAGGGCCAGCCACTCCCAAGCTCTCAGGCACCGGACGAGGTGAGGGGTGCGAAAAGACGGGCGCGGCGAAACATCTTCTCTCGTATCTTCAACGCCATCATCCCGCACGGTGGCCTGCTCTCTGGCGCAGTCAACCTGGCGTGTGTGACGCTTGGTGCCGGTATTATGTCGATCCCGTCCGCCTTCAACACATCGGGGATAATCATGGCGGTGTTTTACCTCGTGATCATAACCAGTCTTACCGTGCTCTCCATCACGTTGTTGTCTAACGCCATGGAGAAGACCGGCATCTACAGCTTCGAGGGACTTGCCCGCGCTCTCTTCggtcgtggtggtgacaTCGTTGCGGCCGTGCTCATGTGGATACTCTGCTTCGGTGCTTCGGTGGGCTTCGTCATCGCCATTGGCGACATCCTCAAGCCGATCTTCGCGCACCCTAAGGTGCCACCATTCCTgcaggagaagagcggcCGTCGCTGCATCATGAGCGGCGTCTGGTTGCTATTtatgctgccgctggtgctgcccaAGAAGATCAACTCCCTCCGCTACATGTCCGCCGTCGGTGTCTTCTTCATTGTGTTTTTTGTCATCTGCGCCATCTATCACTCCATCGTGTACGGGTTGAAGGACGGCATCCGCAAGGACCTCGTTATGGTGCGTCCCGGCAATGAAGCCGTCTCGGGGTTGTCCATCTTCTGCTTCAGCTACCTGTGCCAGGTGAACGTTGGCCGTATTATCGTCGAGAACACCGAGAGAACAACTCGCATGATCACACTTCAGGCCATCCTGAGCTGCAGTATCTGTGCAACGCTCTACTTCCTCACTGGCTTCTTCGGCTACGCAGATTTCGGGCCTTCTCTGAAGGGCAACATCCTGGAAAGGTACAGCCCCTACCAAAGCCCCATCTTCTTCGTTGTCTTTCCCGGCATCATCGTAAAGCTGTGCGCCTCATTCTCGCTGGACATGCTCGCCTGCCGCACGGCGCTGTTCCAGGTGATGCACTGGGACGTGGAGACGATGCCGTACTGGAAGCACACCCTGGTGAGTGTGCCGATGGCCATCGGCGCTCTCATCCTCGGCTTGTTCGTACCCGATATCAACATCGTCTTTGGACTTGCCGGCGCTCTCTCTGGCGGCTTCATTGGGTTTGTATTCCCGGCGTTGTTTGTCATGTACGCTGGCAGCTGGAACCTCAAGAAGGTGGGTATCTGGTACTACCTCGCCACTTACTTCCTGCTTATCTGCGGTGTTGTTTCCATTGTCTTTGGCACCGTTTCCACCGTGTACTTTAGCTTCTTCGTGTAG
- a CDS encoding putative C-5 sterol desaturase gives MEPLYAKMASFDMEALTPAQKYGIQAAFLGIIFVSFGVYSSVVIPVIAAVVKGRIPERVKPLEKLTVKDKLYVGFAKAVTAVFVYHTYQFIRNTEVSRMSPDFLDGPAVVRSVLWLPVHLPALFILYDFFYTLFHWTLHWPPIYSLIHKHHHRQMSPFRGNTDAINDNPIEYVSGEYLHLLALYLLTRLTPVGQVHALTAIIFIFLGGTLASLNHTRVDLHIPYLFNVKAHDYHHRQPRVNFGQYIMLWDWVFGTFQAEGLPSEESAKSLKKAV, from the coding sequence ATGGAGCCTCTCTACGCCAAGATGGCCTCCTTCGAcatggaggcgctgacgccggcgcagaaGTACGGCATCCAGGCCGCGTTTCTGGGAATCATCTTTGTGAGCTTCGGTGTGtacagcagcgtcgtcatcCCTGTcatcgcggcggtggtgaagggGCGCATTCCCGAGCGTGTGAAGCCTCTAGAGAAGCTGACGGTGAAGGACAAGTTGTACGTTGGTTTTGCCAAGGCGGTGACCGCCGTCTTCGTGTACCACACGTACCAGTTCATCCGCAACACAGAGGTGAGCCGCATGTCACCCGACTTCCTGGACGGCCCTGCCGTGGTGCGGTCGGTGCTGTGGCTGCCGGTACACCTGCCGGCGCTCTTCATTCTCTACGACTTCTTCTACACACTGTTCCACTGGACCCTTCACTGGCCCCCCATCTACTCCCTCATTCACAAGCATCATCATCGGCAGATGTCTCCCTTTCGCGGCAACACCGACGCCATCAATGATAACCCAATCGAGTACGTCTCGGGCGAGTACCTGCACCTGCTGGCGCTGTACCTGCTGACACGCTTGACGCCCGTGGGCCAGGTGCACGCACTGACGGCTATCATCTTCATCTTTCTTGGCGGCACTCTCGCCAGCCTGAACCACACCCGCGTGGACTTACACATTCCGTACTTGTTCAACGTGAAGGCACACGactaccaccaccggcagccgcgcgtcAACTTTGGGCAGTACATCATGCTCTGGGACTGGGTGTTTGGCACCTTCCAGGCCGAGGGGCTGCCCTCGGAGGAGTCGGCGAAGAGCCTCAAGAAGGCAGTGTGA
- a CDS encoding putative amino acid transporter aATP11 — MSTPNPPDRAPLVSNAQGLHQREDDQQQETAPRSVSVFSQPRSMHDNGENLKEDDYSRRMSINLSNIDMEPLGVSEVLLDGHRLHKNDDTHGGSHLKRVLESGEEGDEADQHPPKPPGTLRKAIHVLRFYFNVVVPFGGFLATTFNLASATLGAGIISIPSGFNLSGVIMSCVYLILAAAGTIYSMNLLAKVMVKTGLRTYAQSARVLLGRGADYFLAVLIIIQCFGGSVAYIIATSTLLSPILNAPSAPAFLKTKQGNRIITSVVWLTFMLPLVFPKKVNSLRYVSTFGVLFIVYFVACMIGHSATHGLHNPSIRSEMRMMRTGNEALEGLGVFLFSLMVQLNAYDIFFEMQHKTVLHFTLYTTIATGMCVLLYILSGIFGYADFGSKVRDSVLSLYDPIKEPYMAVGYIGIVIKICVAFALHMIPFRDALYHFFRWTPEEVPYWKHCLVMAVPATAALLCGLFIPTVNTVLGLLGSFCGGIIGMIMPALFYMYTGDFNLREVGLLNYVATHLLLVGGVVSVVFGTVTTIYSTSQRSFVS; from the coding sequence ATGAGCACGCCGAATCCCCCCGACAGAGCGCCGTTGGTGAGCAATGCACAAGGCCTGCACCAGCGCGAGGATGATCAGCAGCAGGAAACCGCCCCCCGCAGTGTTTCCGTCTTTTCGCAGCCGCGGTCGATGCACGATAACGGTGAGAATCTCAAGGAGGACGACTACAGTCGCCGCATGAGCATCAACTTGTCTAACATCGACATGGAGCCGCTTGGCGTGTCGGAGGTGCTTCTGGATGGGCATCGGTTGCACAAGAACGATGACACGCACGGGGGCAGTCACCTAAAACGCGTGTTGGAaagcggggaggagggcgacgaAGCTGACCAGCATCCGCCAAAGCCGCCCGGGACGTTGCGCAAGGCGATTCACGTGCTGCGTTTCTACTTCAACGTGGTCGTGCCATTTGGCGGCTTCCTCGCCACCACCTTCAACCTTGCCTCCGCCACTCTCGGTGCCGGCATCATCTCCATCCCCTCCGGCTTCAACCTGAGCGGGGTGATCATGTCCTGCGTCTACCTCATCCTGGCTGCGGCTGGCACAATCTACTCCATGAACCTTCTGGCGAAGGTGATGGTCAAGACAGGGCTTCGGACCTATGCCCAGtcggcgcgtgtgctgctcggccgcggcgccgactACTTTCTCGCTGTGCTCATCATCATCCAGTGCTTCGGTGGGTCTGTCGCGTACATCATCGCAACGAGCACGCTGCTGAGCCCCATCCTGAATGCCCCGAGCGCGCCTGCGTTCCTGAAGACAAAGCAGGGCAACCGCATCATAACGTCGGTGGTGTGGCTCACCTTCATGTTGCCGCTCGTGTTTCCCAAGAAGGTGAACTCGTTGCGCTACGTGTCCACCTTTGGTGTGCTCTTCATTGTGTACTTTGTGGCATGCATGATTGGGCACTCCGCCACGCATGGGCTGCACAACCCATCGATTCGAAGCGAGATGCGCATGATGCGCACTGGcaacgaggcgctggagggcCTCGGCGTGTTTCTCTTCAGTTTGATGGTGCAGCTGAACGCCTACGACATCTTCTTTGAGATGCAGCACAAGACGGTGCTCCACTTTACCCTCTACACAACCATCGCCACTGgcatgtgcgtgctgctctaCATCCTCTCGGGCATCTTCGGCTACGCGGATTTCGGCTCCAAAGTGCGAGACTCGGTGCTCTCCCTGTACGACCCCATCAAGGAGCCCTACATGGCGGTCGGCTACATTGGCATCGTCATCAAGATCTGCGTTGCCTTCGCCCTCCATATGATCCCGTTCCGTGACGCCCTCTACCACTTCTTTCGCTGGACgccggaggaggtgccgTACTGGAAGCACTGCCTCGTCATGGCCGTTCCGGCGACAGCCGCGCTGCTTTGCGGTCTCTTTATCCCGACCGTCAACACCGTCCTGGGACTGCTGGGCTCCTTTTGCGGTGGCATCATCGGCATGATTATGCCAGCGCTGTTCTATATGTACACTGGTGACTTCAACCTGCGCGAAGTTGGCCTGCTGAACTACGTGGCcacgcacctgctgctcGTCGGAGGTGTTGTTTCAGTGGTCTTtggcaccgtcaccaccatcTACAGCACCTCCCAGAGATCTTTCGTCTCGTAA